A stretch of the Streptomyces venezuelae genome encodes the following:
- the mpaP gene encoding daptide biosynthesis intramembrane metalloprotease codes for MRSGGRSGAGAVLTPERATELLARPQLASDVTLHEPIAEDAPWVVQRGSQQYIRVGADMVRLLQAIDGERGHPALAAELGSPWTEDTVGKAVQNLNRMRLLEDGLPHKHSSTWFKFVPPLTFQLTLVKPDRMLSRLAPLLRLFANRAGAALAAVLALGGLLALAAQAPVLKESLGAPLPLGILLGVSAASALATALHEMGHGAVLTHHGGRPSRMGVMLFYLTPAFFCDVSDGWRLPERRQRVQVALAGIVTQLVIAGSAGLASLAAGEGGLRDGMLVFAVSTYITSLLNLLPFVKLDGYIALMTHLDISHLRDRTMTDARRFLARLLFGGRYRRELPGLWWSVPFGLACMLFPLYLIGLAATLWLDLLQGMGIFGATLVLLGVGYLGYRAWLGGRKLVREARTGGAGTGRICATALLAVAAAGAALTMVSVPYTVAGGYVLKDGRASLVLSDSADLEAVTPGAEVTLYRRGMVTRTETGAGTVDPGRAEERNVPLSAFVPVQEGDSLSVPARVLPLSVTGTAPAEPIGTARVAAGSRSLGTWLYLSYIAPATR; via the coding sequence GACCCCGGAGCGGGCCACCGAGCTGCTGGCCCGGCCGCAGCTGGCCTCCGACGTCACCCTCCACGAGCCGATCGCCGAGGACGCCCCATGGGTGGTGCAGCGCGGCTCCCAGCAGTACATCCGGGTCGGCGCGGACATGGTCCGGCTGCTCCAGGCGATCGACGGGGAACGCGGCCATCCGGCCCTGGCGGCCGAACTGGGCTCGCCGTGGACCGAGGACACGGTCGGCAAGGCCGTCCAGAACCTGAACCGGATGCGGCTGCTGGAGGACGGCCTGCCGCACAAGCACAGCAGCACCTGGTTCAAGTTCGTGCCGCCGCTGACCTTCCAGCTCACCCTGGTGAAACCGGACCGGATGCTCTCCCGGCTCGCGCCGCTGCTGCGGCTCTTCGCCAACCGGGCGGGCGCCGCCCTCGCCGCGGTCCTCGCCCTGGGCGGTCTGCTGGCGCTCGCCGCCCAGGCGCCGGTGCTCAAGGAGAGCCTGGGCGCGCCGCTGCCGCTGGGCATCCTGCTCGGCGTCTCCGCCGCCTCCGCCCTGGCGACCGCACTGCACGAGATGGGGCACGGCGCGGTCCTCACCCATCACGGCGGACGGCCCAGCCGGATGGGCGTGATGCTCTTCTACCTGACTCCCGCGTTCTTCTGCGACGTCTCCGACGGCTGGCGGCTGCCCGAGCGCCGGCAGCGCGTCCAGGTGGCGCTGGCCGGCATCGTGACCCAGCTGGTCATCGCCGGTTCGGCCGGGCTCGCCTCGCTCGCCGCGGGCGAGGGCGGACTGCGCGACGGCATGCTCGTCTTCGCCGTCTCCACCTACATCACGAGCCTGCTGAACCTGCTGCCGTTCGTCAAACTCGACGGCTACATCGCGCTGATGACCCATCTGGACATCTCGCACCTGCGGGACCGGACCATGACCGACGCCCGCCGCTTCCTGGCCCGGCTCCTCTTCGGCGGCCGGTACCGGAGGGAACTGCCGGGGCTGTGGTGGTCCGTACCGTTCGGACTCGCCTGCATGCTCTTCCCGCTGTACCTGATCGGGCTGGCCGCCACCCTCTGGCTGGACCTGCTCCAGGGCATGGGGATCTTCGGCGCCACGCTGGTGCTCCTCGGTGTGGGCTACCTCGGCTACCGGGCCTGGCTCGGCGGCCGGAAGCTGGTGCGCGAGGCGCGCACGGGCGGTGCCGGGACCGGGCGGATCTGCGCCACCGCGCTGCTGGCCGTGGCCGCCGCCGGTGCCGCGCTGACCATGGTCAGCGTGCCGTACACGGTGGCCGGCGGGTACGTCCTCAAGGACGGCAGGGCCTCGCTGGTGCTGTCCGATTCCGCCGACCTCGAGGCGGTCACCCCGGGCGCGGAGGTCACCCTGTACCGCCGCGGGATGGTCACCCGGACCGAGACCGGGGCCGGGACCGTGGACCCGGGCCGGGCCGAGGAGCGCAATGTGCCGCTGTCCGCGTTCGTGCCCGTGCAGGAGGGCGATTCCCTGTCCGTGCCCGCCCGGGTGCTGCCGCTGTCGGTGACCGGCACGGCCCCGGCCGAGCCCATCGGCACCGCGCGCGTCGCGGCCGGCAGCCGCTCGCTCGGCACCTGGCTCTACCTCTCGTACATCGCCCCCGCCACTCGCTGA
- the lanKC gene encoding class III lanthionine synthetase LanKC, giving the protein MDILRHLHFCPPGTPFFDLPARVDPAEDAFPLAHDALPEGWSRTPGSEWVVMAPPGVTLPKQGWKIHVSANLDNAAHLLDLVAKYCVAEGVMFKFIRSARLLRQRNGKYGDRSGSGKFITVYPLDDAHFEEVLRELDTLVGGEPGPYILSDLRYRQGPLYVRYGGFVLQAVRSAETGELVYCIENPDGELVPDRRGPGFRPPEWVTVPDCLAESVAARGAGTLRDFPFRVTSAVHFSNGGGVYRGTDTRDGSEVLLREARPYAGLDADGRDAVTRHEQEHWALRRLAGAPAIPRLIDYRKGHEHYFLVREWVEGAPLSKELMRRNPLLNGITSATAVAEYTAWALDVLAQTERGLAGMHERGVVFGDLHPGNLLIRPDGEVVFIDFETAGPPEEQTGQTMGAVGFIAPAGYTGFAVDRYALGCLRLAAFVPLVAMVSWSPDKPEELLELITRSYPVPADFAAAVRRDLQGLSEGAAVAADSGTDSGSGSLWAVPGAGAGPAERAEWLRALGDGVLATVQEGRDDRLFPGDAEQFFTPEGCLGFAHGAAGVLWALGESGLPVPEEHLDWLVERVRAAADPQPGFQAGLGGIAYALDRLGRTGTARELVERIARAPLSGLDHTLQDGLAGVGLTLLHFGLRDEAVRIAERLDGLPAPAGRRPARGPDSRPTTGLLRGGTGTALFLLRLYEHTGDGTLLDRAAEALRTDLAGLGWQPGEPFGESATGRIPVIGEGSGGTGMVLHDLLAHRPDEELAQARDAVRAATAIPFLPHSGLLNGRAGAILARIHLDSGPGPGAGPAPVPSDRVPSDRVPADPALERHLAELGINAVPFRGGTAFLGQECLRISADLATGSAGVLLALTAALSDRRARLPFF; this is encoded by the coding sequence ATGGATATCCTCCGGCACCTGCACTTCTGCCCGCCCGGCACGCCGTTCTTCGATCTGCCGGCCCGGGTCGATCCGGCCGAGGACGCGTTTCCCCTGGCGCATGACGCACTGCCCGAGGGCTGGTCGCGTACGCCGGGCAGCGAGTGGGTGGTGATGGCCCCGCCGGGGGTGACGCTGCCCAAGCAGGGCTGGAAGATCCATGTGTCGGCGAACCTGGACAATGCCGCGCACCTGCTCGACCTGGTGGCGAAGTACTGCGTCGCCGAGGGCGTGATGTTCAAGTTCATCCGCTCCGCGCGGCTGCTGCGCCAGCGCAACGGCAAGTACGGCGACCGCAGCGGCAGCGGCAAGTTCATCACCGTGTACCCGCTCGACGACGCGCATTTCGAGGAGGTGCTGCGGGAGCTCGACACCCTGGTGGGGGGCGAGCCCGGCCCGTACATCCTGAGCGATCTGCGCTACCGGCAGGGCCCGCTCTACGTCCGCTACGGCGGTTTCGTGCTCCAGGCGGTCCGCTCCGCCGAGACCGGTGAGCTCGTCTACTGCATCGAGAACCCGGACGGCGAACTGGTGCCGGACCGGCGGGGCCCGGGGTTCCGGCCGCCGGAGTGGGTGACGGTGCCCGACTGCCTGGCCGAGTCGGTGGCCGCGCGCGGGGCGGGCACCCTCCGGGACTTCCCGTTCCGGGTGACCTCCGCCGTGCACTTCTCCAACGGCGGCGGGGTGTACCGGGGTACGGACACCCGGGACGGCTCGGAGGTCCTGCTGCGGGAGGCCCGGCCGTACGCGGGTCTGGACGCGGACGGCCGGGACGCGGTCACCCGGCACGAGCAGGAGCACTGGGCGCTGCGCCGGCTGGCCGGGGCACCGGCGATCCCGCGGCTGATCGACTACCGCAAGGGCCACGAGCACTACTTCCTCGTCCGGGAGTGGGTGGAGGGCGCCCCGCTGTCCAAGGAGCTGATGCGGCGCAACCCGCTGCTGAACGGCATCACCTCGGCCACTGCGGTCGCGGAGTACACCGCGTGGGCGCTGGACGTGCTCGCCCAGACCGAGCGCGGGCTGGCCGGGATGCACGAGCGGGGCGTGGTCTTCGGCGACCTGCACCCGGGCAACCTGCTGATCCGGCCGGACGGCGAGGTGGTGTTCATCGACTTCGAGACGGCCGGACCGCCGGAGGAGCAGACCGGCCAGACCATGGGCGCGGTGGGGTTCATCGCCCCGGCCGGGTACACCGGGTTCGCGGTGGACCGCTATGCGCTGGGCTGTCTGCGGCTGGCGGCGTTCGTGCCGCTGGTGGCGATGGTGTCGTGGTCCCCGGACAAGCCGGAGGAACTGCTCGAGCTGATCACGCGCTCGTACCCGGTGCCCGCCGATTTCGCCGCCGCGGTCCGCCGCGACCTCCAGGGCCTGTCGGAGGGCGCTGCCGTTGCGGCCGACTCCGGCACGGACTCCGGTTCGGGCTCGCTGTGGGCCGTGCCCGGGGCCGGGGCCGGGCCCGCGGAGCGTGCCGAGTGGCTGCGGGCGCTCGGGGACGGGGTGCTGGCCACCGTGCAGGAGGGCCGTGACGACCGGCTGTTCCCCGGTGACGCCGAGCAGTTCTTCACCCCGGAGGGCTGTCTCGGCTTCGCCCACGGAGCCGCCGGCGTGCTGTGGGCGCTCGGGGAGTCCGGGCTGCCGGTCCCGGAGGAGCACCTCGACTGGCTGGTCGAGCGGGTGCGGGCGGCGGCCGATCCGCAGCCCGGTTTCCAGGCCGGGCTGGGCGGCATCGCGTACGCCCTGGACCGGCTGGGCCGCACCGGCACCGCCCGCGAGCTGGTGGAGCGGATCGCCCGGGCGCCGCTGTCCGGACTCGACCACACCCTGCAGGACGGCCTGGCCGGAGTGGGCCTGACCCTGCTGCACTTCGGACTCCGGGACGAAGCGGTCCGGATCGCGGAACGGCTCGACGGGCTGCCCGCCCCGGCCGGCCGCAGGCCGGCGCGCGGACCGGACAGCCGCCCGACCACCGGACTGCTGCGGGGCGGGACGGGCACCGCCCTGTTCCTGCTCCGGCTGTACGAGCACACGGGTGACGGCACCCTGCTGGACCGGGCGGCCGAGGCGCTGCGCACCGATCTGGCCGGTCTCGGCTGGCAGCCCGGGGAGCCGTTCGGGGAGTCCGCCACCGGCCGTATCCCGGTGATCGGCGAGGGCAGCGGCGGCACCGGCATGGTGCTGCACGATCTGCTGGCGCACCGGCCGGACGAGGAACTGGCCCAGGCCCGGGACGCGGTCCGGGCGGCCACCGCCATTCCCTTCCTGCCCCACTCCGGCCTGCTGAACGGCCGGGCCGGCGCCATCCTGGCCCGGATCCACCTGGATTCCGGGCCCGGGCCCGGGGCGGGGCCGGCGCCGGTGCCGTCAGACCGAGTGCCGTCAGACCGGGTGCCGGCCGATCCGGCGCTGGAGCGGCACCTGGCCGAGCTCGGGATCAATGCCGTGCCCTTCCGGGGCGGCACCGCCTTCCTCGGCCAGGAGTGCCTGCGGATCTCCGCCGACCTGGCGACCGGCTCGGCCGGAGTGCTGCTGGCCCTGACCGCCGCCCTGAGCGACCGCCGCGCCCGGCTGCCGTTCTTCTGA
- a CDS encoding YcaO-like family protein — protein MIDFLATLDPANGLAEDSCMLPPGPPDDLLWRALVRLAAGRDRAERDDQALTPRVVGAYGHTRMDALVRGAGEAVERFALFPQDGGVPGQVRGTAAGLGARALDFAAPGLGLGDPAAGCRTLTWYPARRLADGSELLVPAGLVDYPAPAEEAEGFDPGPSGAASGQGYDMALRSALLELVERDALLVAWERKLRPRRIDLAALTAGGVPRGKENTLRRGLLRLWDAALRAGLEPVLADLPTGIPGVACTVAVVLDRTGPQPLATMGCNATDRVDWSMLGALQEALQVRSAVVNQRESHGYGAAPATIVDDDDRLRYVASRECFAWVEEWTGGFRSPRPPRESRAVPTSELLAGMLADGADPIAVDLTHRLPLGLREMGWAAVKVVPVGYQPLRLAEDHRFSWNTGRLRTAEARTGLPGLLPADAEPAVERRPHPLP, from the coding sequence ATGATCGACTTCCTCGCCACCCTCGACCCCGCGAACGGCCTGGCCGAGGACTCCTGCATGCTGCCGCCCGGGCCGCCGGACGACCTGCTGTGGCGGGCCCTGGTCCGGCTGGCCGCCGGTAGGGACCGGGCGGAGCGGGACGACCAGGCGCTGACCCCGCGTGTGGTCGGCGCCTACGGGCACACCCGGATGGACGCCCTGGTCCGCGGGGCCGGCGAGGCCGTCGAGCGGTTCGCGCTGTTCCCGCAGGACGGCGGAGTGCCGGGGCAGGTCCGGGGCACCGCGGCCGGACTCGGGGCGCGGGCCCTGGACTTCGCCGCCCCGGGACTCGGGCTCGGCGATCCGGCGGCCGGCTGCCGCACCCTGACCTGGTATCCGGCCCGGCGGCTCGCCGACGGCTCCGAACTCCTCGTACCGGCCGGTCTGGTGGACTACCCGGCTCCGGCCGAGGAAGCGGAGGGGTTCGATCCCGGCCCTTCCGGTGCCGCCTCCGGGCAGGGGTACGACATGGCCCTGCGCTCGGCGCTGCTGGAGCTGGTGGAGCGGGACGCCCTGCTCGTGGCCTGGGAGCGGAAGCTGCGCCCGAGGCGCATCGACCTGGCCGCGCTGACAGCCGGCGGGGTCCCGCGCGGCAAGGAGAACACCCTGCGGCGCGGTCTGCTGCGGCTGTGGGATGCGGCGCTGCGGGCCGGGCTGGAACCGGTGCTGGCCGATCTGCCCACCGGGATCCCGGGGGTGGCCTGCACGGTCGCCGTGGTGCTCGACCGGACCGGGCCGCAGCCGCTGGCGACGATGGGCTGCAATGCCACCGACCGGGTGGACTGGAGCATGCTGGGCGCGCTCCAGGAGGCCCTTCAGGTGCGCTCCGCCGTGGTCAACCAGCGGGAGAGCCACGGGTACGGGGCGGCTCCGGCCACCATCGTGGACGACGACGACCGGCTGCGGTACGTGGCCTCACGGGAGTGCTTCGCGTGGGTGGAGGAGTGGACCGGCGGGTTCCGTAGCCCCCGCCCGCCCCGGGAGTCCCGCGCGGTGCCGACCTCGGAGCTGCTGGCGGGAATGCTCGCCGACGGCGCCGACCCGATCGCGGTGGACCTCACCCACCGACTTCCGCTTGGGCTCCGGGAGATGGGCTGGGCGGCCGTGAAGGTGGTCCCGGTCGGCTACCAGCCGCTGCGGCTGGCCGAGGACCACAGGTTCAGCTGGAACACCGGCCGGCTGCGCACGGCGGAGGCGCGCACCGGGCTTCCCGGGCTGCTGCCGGCCGATGCCGAACCCGCCGTGGAGCGGCGCCCGCACCCCTTGCCATGA
- a CDS encoding GOLPH3/VPS74 family protein, which produces METTLGEQIMLLSLDDTTGAAALQPQSEFMISSASVLELALAGRIRLEDGRVLVNDPAPLGIPVLDAALAAIAAAKQPEDAQAWIFRLKQEAVEGARQGLLEKGVIREERTRRWGIFPVNRYPEADGTVEEGVRAKLAAAVLEGGQPDDRTAALISLLHGGGLESLLFTDRQDREPIRARMAELSENHWSEPVMKQLVDSVLVGLAGYAATTVAAVNTGN; this is translated from the coding sequence ATGGAAACCACACTGGGTGAGCAGATCATGCTCCTGTCGCTCGACGACACCACCGGCGCCGCCGCGCTGCAGCCTCAGTCCGAGTTCATGATCTCCAGCGCCTCGGTGCTGGAGCTCGCGCTGGCCGGCCGCATCCGCCTGGAGGACGGCCGGGTCCTCGTCAACGACCCCGCCCCGCTGGGGATTCCGGTTCTGGACGCGGCGCTGGCGGCCATCGCCGCGGCGAAGCAGCCCGAGGACGCCCAGGCCTGGATCTTCCGGCTGAAGCAGGAAGCGGTGGAGGGCGCCCGGCAGGGGCTGCTGGAGAAGGGCGTCATCCGCGAGGAGCGGACCCGCCGCTGGGGCATCTTCCCGGTGAACCGCTACCCGGAGGCCGACGGCACCGTCGAGGAGGGGGTCCGCGCGAAGCTGGCGGCTGCGGTTCTGGAGGGCGGGCAGCCGGACGACCGGACGGCCGCCCTGATCTCGCTGCTGCACGGCGGCGGCCTGGAGAGCCTGCTGTTCACCGACCGGCAGGACCGGGAGCCGATCCGCGCCCGGATGGCCGAACTGTCCGAGAACCACTGGTCCGAGCCGGTCATGAAGCAGCTGGTGGACTCGGTGCTGGTCGGCCTCGCCGGGTACGCGGCGACCACCGTGGCGGCGGTCAACACGGGCAACTAG
- a CDS encoding helix-turn-helix transcriptional regulator: MRRRMTEVLSAPGWEVCGREADGGMRPAAPADVVVVEAGALDADHKLAEWGSRAIALVSGEDDPFWESAAFGRVVGIIDRDDPDHGHITAVREVLSGRGWVSPELVPTLLAGRTGQFRPAEPPAAEIIRLTDRERGVANLVAEGMSNSEIAEHLTIERSTVKFHVSNVLRKLHLRDRSQVAALWHSHTAPVRFAA, translated from the coding sequence TTGCGCCGCAGGATGACCGAGGTGCTCTCCGCGCCCGGCTGGGAGGTCTGCGGACGGGAAGCGGACGGGGGCATGCGGCCCGCCGCTCCGGCCGATGTCGTGGTGGTGGAGGCCGGCGCCCTGGACGCCGACCACAAACTGGCCGAATGGGGCAGCCGGGCCATCGCCCTGGTCTCCGGCGAGGACGACCCGTTCTGGGAGTCCGCGGCCTTCGGCCGGGTGGTCGGGATCATCGACCGGGACGACCCCGACCACGGACACATCACCGCCGTCCGCGAGGTGCTGAGCGGCCGGGGCTGGGTCTCCCCCGAGCTGGTACCGACCCTGCTGGCAGGACGGACCGGACAGTTCCGACCTGCGGAACCGCCGGCCGCCGAGATCATCCGGCTCACCGACCGGGAACGCGGAGTGGCCAACCTGGTCGCCGAGGGCATGTCCAACTCGGAGATCGCCGAGCACCTGACGATCGAACGCAGCACGGTGAAGTTCCACGTGTCGAACGTCCTGCGCAAGCTGCACCTGCGCGACCGGTCCCAGGTGGCCGCGCTCTGGCACTCGCACACCGCACCCGTCCGCTTCGCGGCCTGA
- a CDS encoding glycosyltransferase family 2 protein, translating to MDHSPGQPRISVICPTYNRSRPILHTLASVSAQTVTDWEMLVVSDGSTDDTDACVREAALADPRIRLLRAERHGHPSGPRNLGLAEARGEVVAYLDHDDRWRPDHLAVVLSLIDAGAELVATGFELQDPQGRATAVSRPYEMCWHPEFQLLGVVFEPSRVAHRRGLAERVGGWRAGAGLEDWDLWLRMTDAGARFATAAERTTVLLDDAGTRRHRIPARHWLPLAAFDDPRAAHTMLERLRSGHAESALTAAQAADTAEWLARLTADPEFTRPTDWAGDPVPELAEARRAAAGAERWPELAVVRERGAAGARPRFLLAQPVRCADGRHADRIAALLRHTQPRLFALLDAIAAESAAPAPAVAR from the coding sequence ATGGACCACTCCCCCGGGCAGCCCCGTATATCGGTGATCTGCCCGACCTACAACCGGTCCCGCCCGATTCTCCACACCCTCGCCTCGGTGAGCGCCCAGACCGTCACCGACTGGGAGATGCTGGTGGTGTCCGACGGCAGCACCGACGACACCGACGCGTGCGTGCGCGAAGCCGCCCTCGCCGACCCCCGGATCCGGCTGCTGCGCGCCGAGCGGCACGGCCATCCCAGCGGCCCCCGCAACCTCGGTCTCGCCGAGGCCCGGGGCGAGGTCGTCGCCTACCTCGACCACGACGACCGCTGGCGGCCGGACCACCTCGCCGTGGTCCTCTCCCTGATCGACGCCGGGGCCGAGCTGGTGGCCACCGGCTTCGAACTCCAGGACCCGCAGGGCCGGGCCACCGCGGTGTCCCGGCCGTACGAGATGTGCTGGCACCCGGAGTTCCAGCTGCTCGGCGTGGTCTTCGAACCCTCCCGGGTGGCCCACCGGCGCGGCCTCGCCGAGCGCGTCGGCGGCTGGCGGGCCGGGGCCGGGCTGGAGGACTGGGACCTGTGGCTGCGGATGACCGACGCGGGGGCCCGGTTCGCGACGGCGGCCGAGCGTACGACCGTACTGCTCGACGACGCCGGCACCCGCCGGCACCGGATCCCGGCCCGGCACTGGCTGCCGCTGGCCGCCTTCGACGATCCCCGCGCGGCCCACACGATGCTGGAGCGGCTGCGGTCCGGGCACGCCGAAAGCGCGCTGACCGCGGCCCAGGCGGCCGACACCGCGGAATGGCTGGCCCGCCTGACGGCCGACCCCGAGTTCACCCGCCCCACGGACTGGGCCGGCGACCCGGTCCCCGAACTGGCCGAGGCCCGGCGGGCGGCGGCCGGGGCGGAGCGGTGGCCGGAGCTGGCCGTGGTCCGGGAGCGCGGAGCCGCCGGGGCGCGGCCCCGCTTCCTGCTGGCCCAGCCGGTCCGCTGCGCCGACGGGCGGCACGCGGACCGGATCGCCGCACTCCTCCGGCACACCCAGCCAAGGCTGTTCGCCCTGCTGGACGCCATCGCGGCGGAATCGGCAGCACCGGCCCCGGCGGTCGCCCGGTGA
- a CDS encoding glucose-1-phosphate thymidylyltransferase: MKALVLAGGTGSRLRPITHTAAKQLVPVANKPVLFYGIESIVAAGITEIGVIVGGTEREIRAALGDGSRFGARITYLPQEAPLGLAHAVLIARDWLGDEDFVMYLGDNFVVGGITGLVEEFRQERPHARILLTKVADPSVFGVAELGPDGGVVRLEEKPAAPRSDLALVGVYLFTSAVHEAVAAIAPSARGEMEITDAIQWLIDAGRTVTATTITGYWKDTGNVTDMLEVNRAVLEGIEPAVAGSVDAASEIVGRVRIAPGARIIRSRIVGPAVIGADAVVSDSHIGSFTSVADHCRISGSEVEFSILLEGARIEDAGRIEGSLIGRSVQVSGAVRAPRAHRLVLGDHSRIQIAS; this comes from the coding sequence GTGAAGGCGCTGGTCCTCGCCGGGGGTACCGGCAGCAGGCTGCGTCCCATCACCCACACCGCCGCCAAACAGCTCGTCCCGGTCGCCAACAAGCCGGTCCTCTTCTACGGCATCGAGTCGATCGTCGCGGCCGGCATCACCGAGATCGGGGTGATCGTCGGCGGCACCGAGCGGGAGATCCGGGCCGCCCTCGGCGACGGCTCGCGGTTCGGCGCCCGGATCACCTACCTGCCCCAGGAGGCCCCGCTCGGACTCGCGCACGCCGTGCTCATCGCCCGGGACTGGCTGGGTGACGAGGATTTCGTGATGTACCTGGGCGACAACTTCGTGGTCGGCGGGATCACCGGGCTGGTCGAGGAGTTCCGGCAGGAGCGTCCGCACGCCCGGATCCTGCTCACCAAGGTCGCCGACCCGTCGGTGTTCGGCGTCGCCGAACTCGGCCCGGACGGCGGCGTCGTACGCCTGGAGGAGAAGCCGGCCGCCCCGCGCAGCGATCTGGCGCTGGTCGGCGTCTATCTGTTCACCTCCGCCGTGCACGAGGCGGTCGCCGCGATCGCGCCGTCCGCGCGCGGGGAGATGGAGATCACCGATGCCATCCAGTGGCTGATCGACGCCGGCCGGACCGTCACGGCCACCACCATCACCGGTTACTGGAAGGACACCGGGAACGTCACCGACATGCTGGAGGTCAACCGTGCGGTGCTGGAGGGCATCGAACCGGCCGTCGCCGGCTCGGTGGACGCGGCCAGCGAGATCGTGGGCCGGGTCCGGATCGCACCCGGCGCCCGGATCATCCGGTCGCGGATCGTGGGCCCGGCCGTCATCGGCGCGGACGCCGTCGTGAGCGACTCCCACATCGGCTCCTTCACCTCGGTGGCCGACCACTGCCGGATCAGCGGCAGCGAGGTGGAGTTCTCCATCCTGCTGGAAGGGGCCCGGATCGAGGACGCGGGCCGGATCGAGGGCTCCCTGATCGGCCGGTCCGTCCAGGTCTCCGGTGCGGTGCGGGCACCCCGCGCGCACCGGCTGGTGCTGGGCGACCACAGCCGCATCCAGATCGCCTCCTGA
- the rfbB gene encoding dTDP-glucose 4,6-dehydratase, with amino-acid sequence MRILVTGGAGFIGSHFVRQLLSDDGPEAAGLTTPTAVTVLDVLTYAGNPANLASVQDDPRLTFIRGDILDTDRVTALMAEHDAVVHLAAESHVDRSIAAGGGFASTNVLGTQNLLEAAVHAGLGTFVHVSTDEVYGSIPVGSWTEEQPLSPNSPYSAAKAGSDLLALAYHRTHGLDVRITRCSNNYGPHQYPEKIIPLFITRLLDGGSVPLYGDGEQIRDWLHVEDHCRAIRLVLEGGRPGEVYNVGGGTELTNKQLTALLLEACGRDWESVEHVADRKAHDARYSVDWSKIRDELGYRPLRSFDEGLAATVDWYRQNRAWWEPLDR; translated from the coding sequence ATGAGAATCCTCGTCACCGGAGGGGCCGGCTTCATCGGCTCCCACTTCGTCCGCCAGCTGCTGTCCGACGACGGACCGGAGGCGGCGGGGCTCACCACGCCCACCGCCGTGACCGTCCTGGACGTGCTCACCTACGCCGGCAACCCCGCCAACCTGGCCTCCGTACAGGACGACCCGCGGCTGACCTTCATCCGCGGGGACATCCTCGACACCGACAGGGTCACCGCTCTGATGGCCGAGCACGACGCGGTGGTCCACCTGGCGGCCGAGTCCCATGTGGACCGGTCCATCGCCGCCGGCGGCGGCTTCGCCTCCACCAACGTCCTGGGCACCCAGAACCTCCTCGAGGCCGCCGTACACGCCGGGCTCGGCACCTTCGTCCACGTCTCCACGGACGAGGTGTACGGCTCGATCCCGGTCGGCTCGTGGACCGAGGAGCAGCCGCTGTCCCCCAACTCCCCCTACTCGGCGGCCAAGGCGGGCTCGGACCTGCTGGCCCTGGCGTACCACCGGACGCACGGCCTGGACGTGCGGATCACCCGGTGCTCCAACAACTACGGCCCCCACCAGTACCCCGAGAAGATCATCCCGCTCTTCATCACCCGGCTGCTCGACGGCGGGTCCGTCCCGCTCTACGGGGACGGCGAGCAGATCCGGGACTGGCTGCACGTGGAGGACCACTGCCGGGCCATCCGGCTGGTGCTGGAGGGCGGCCGGCCCGGCGAGGTCTACAACGTGGGCGGCGGCACCGAGCTCACCAACAAGCAGCTGACCGCCCTGCTGCTGGAGGCCTGTGGCCGGGACTGGGAGAGCGTGGAGCACGTGGCGGACCGCAAGGCCCACGACGCCCGCTACTCGGTGGACTGGTCCAAGATCCGCGACGAGCTGGGCTACCGCCCGCTGCGCTCCTTCGACGAGGGCCTGGCCGCCACCGTGGACTGGTACCGGCAGAACCGCGCCTGGTGGGAGCCGCTGGACCGCTGA
- a CDS encoding Zn-ribbon domain-containing OB-fold protein, with the protein MTTVRFDLPETDAFTRPYWAAAAEGRLLLRRCTACTRAHHYPREFCPYCWAGEDRVAWETASGDAVLYTWSVIHRNDLPPFGTRVPYVAAVVDLAEGPRMMTEIVDCAAAELRIGMRLRVAFRPEPEAGLAVPVFRPAGT; encoded by the coding sequence GTGACCACCGTACGGTTCGACCTTCCCGAGACCGACGCGTTCACCCGGCCTTACTGGGCCGCCGCGGCCGAGGGCCGGCTGCTGCTGCGGCGCTGCACCGCCTGCACCCGGGCCCACCACTACCCCCGCGAGTTCTGCCCGTACTGCTGGGCCGGCGAGGACCGGGTGGCCTGGGAGACGGCGAGCGGGGACGCGGTCCTCTACACCTGGTCGGTGATCCACCGGAACGACCTGCCGCCCTTCGGCACCCGCGTCCCCTACGTGGCCGCCGTGGTGGACCTCGCCGAGGGGCCCCGGATGATGACCGAGATCGTGGACTGCGCGGCGGCGGAGCTGCGCATCGGAATGCGCCTGCGGGTCGCCTTCCGGCCGGAGCCGGAGGCCGGCCTCGCGGTCCCGGTCTTCCGGCCGGCCGGAACCTGA